In a genomic window of Virgibacillus sp. SK37:
- the tpiA gene encoding triose-phosphate isomerase — MRKTVIAGNWKMNKVISEAKSFMDEVVKKAPDSDKVEMIVCPPFPFLSSLVEQAEGTNVMVAAQNMHFEESGAFTGEVSPLMLKDLGVTHVVLGHSERREYFAETDETVNKKVHAAFKQSLTPIVCVGETLEQREANETMNHVEDQVKEALKGLSEEQIAETIIAYEPIWAIGTGKTASSEEANEVCTHIRNVIKKITSEEIAEKVIIQYGGSVKPANIDELLSQSDIDGALVGGASLEADSFLQLVEAGTK; from the coding sequence ATGAGAAAAACAGTAATCGCAGGTAATTGGAAGATGAATAAAGTAATTTCTGAAGCAAAAAGTTTTATGGATGAAGTGGTAAAGAAGGCGCCAGACAGTGACAAAGTAGAAATGATCGTTTGCCCACCATTTCCCTTCCTTTCATCATTGGTTGAACAGGCAGAAGGAACAAATGTGATGGTCGCTGCACAAAACATGCATTTTGAGGAAAGTGGAGCTTTTACAGGAGAAGTAAGCCCTCTAATGTTAAAAGATCTAGGTGTTACCCATGTAGTACTAGGTCATTCAGAACGCAGAGAATATTTCGCTGAAACAGATGAAACGGTTAATAAAAAAGTACATGCTGCTTTTAAACAAAGTCTGACTCCTATCGTTTGTGTTGGAGAAACATTAGAACAGCGTGAGGCTAATGAAACGATGAATCACGTAGAAGACCAAGTAAAGGAAGCATTAAAAGGTCTATCTGAAGAGCAAATTGCCGAAACAATTATTGCTTATGAGCCGATTTGGGCAATTGGTACTGGTAAAACAGCTTCTAGTGAAGAAGCTAATGAAGTATGTACACATATTCGAAATGTGATTAAGAAAATTACCTCTGAAGAGATTGCTGAAAAAGTTATTATTCAATATGGAGGTAGCGTAAAACCAGCAAATATCGATGAATTACTTAGCCAATCTGATATTGACGGAGCTTTGGTTGGAGGAGCTAGTTTAGAAGCTGATTCCTTTCTACAGCTTGTGGAGGCTGGTACGAAATGA
- the pgk gene encoding phosphoglycerate kinase, translated as MNKKTLEELNVKGKKVLCRVDFNVPMKNGEVTDDTRIKAALPTINYLSEQGAIVILASHLGRPKGEVVEELRLDPVAKRLSDLIGKEVVKTDAVYGKEVNEAISQVSDGDIVLIENVRFDPGEEKNDPSLSQAFAEMADVYVNDAFGAAHRAHASTTGVAEKLPSAAGYLMQKEIEVLGKALENPARPFTAIIGGAKVKDKINVINNLLDKVDHLIIGGGLAYTFIKAKGFEIGKSLLEEDKIDLAKDFIAKASDKGVNLVLPEDAVVADDFSETANTQIVDIDKIPSDWEALDIGPKTRELYRKIIAESKLVIWNGPMGVFEMNAFAGGTREVAEALAKTEGYTVIGGGDSAAAVEKFGFAQAMDHVSTGGGASLEFMEGRALPGVEALDNK; from the coding sequence ATGAACAAAAAAACATTAGAAGAACTTAATGTAAAAGGTAAAAAGGTTCTTTGTCGTGTAGATTTTAATGTTCCAATGAAAAATGGAGAAGTTACAGACGATACTAGAATTAAAGCTGCTTTACCTACAATTAATTACCTTTCCGAACAAGGAGCTATTGTGATCCTCGCAAGTCATCTTGGTAGGCCAAAAGGAGAAGTTGTCGAAGAATTAAGACTTGATCCTGTAGCAAAGCGATTAAGTGACTTGATTGGTAAGGAAGTAGTAAAAACAGATGCTGTTTATGGTAAAGAGGTTAATGAAGCGATTTCTCAGGTCAGTGATGGAGATATCGTGTTAATTGAAAATGTGCGTTTCGATCCAGGTGAGGAAAAAAACGACCCAAGCTTGTCTCAGGCCTTTGCTGAGATGGCTGATGTCTATGTTAATGATGCGTTTGGTGCAGCCCACCGTGCTCATGCTTCTACTACAGGTGTTGCCGAGAAACTGCCTTCAGCAGCAGGCTATTTAATGCAGAAAGAAATAGAAGTACTCGGCAAAGCACTAGAAAATCCTGCTCGACCATTTACAGCTATTATTGGCGGAGCAAAAGTAAAAGACAAAATCAATGTGATTAATAATTTACTTGATAAGGTTGATCATTTAATTATTGGTGGAGGGCTCGCCTATACATTTATCAAAGCAAAAGGATTCGAAATTGGTAAATCTTTGTTAGAGGAAGATAAAATAGATTTGGCTAAAGACTTTATTGCTAAAGCTAGCGATAAAGGTGTCAATTTAGTTTTACCAGAGGATGCAGTAGTGGCTGATGATTTTTCTGAGACTGCCAATACCCAAATTGTGGACATTGATAAGATCCCTTCTGATTGGGAAGCACTGGATATTGGACCAAAAACGAGAGAACTATACAGAAAAATAATTGCAGAATCCAAGTTGGTAATTTGGAACGGCCCAATGGGTGTATTTGAAATGAATGCCTTCGCTGGTGGTACTAGAGAAGTGGCTGAAGCACTTGCTAAAACAGAAGGTTATACAGTAATTGGAGGCGGAGATTCAGCAGCAGCTGTGGAGAAATTTGGCTTTGCACAAGCAATGGATCATGTTTCTACAGGAGGCGGGGCCTCTTTGGAATTTATGGAAGGAAGGGCACTTCCTGGAGTAGAAGCACTTGATAATAAATAA
- the gap gene encoding type I glyceraldehyde-3-phosphate dehydrogenase produces MAVKVGINGFGRIGRNVFRQALKNDEVEVVAVNDLTDANMLAHLLKYDSVHGKLDEEINVNGSNLVVGGKEITVLSERDPANLGWGDLGVEVVIESTGRFTNGEDAQKHIDAGAKKVVISAPGKNEDLTLVMGVNDSEYDPAKHNIISNASCTTNCLAPYAKVLHDKFGIKRGLMTTIHSYTNDQQILDLPHKDYRRARAAAQNIIPTTTGAAKAVGKVLPELNGKLNGMAVRVPTPDGSLVDLVAELDKNVTAEDVNEALKEAANGDLKGIMQYSEEPLVSTDIVGNTHSSIVDGLSTMVLEDNMVKVISWYDNEMGYSSRCVDLAAFLKKQGL; encoded by the coding sequence ATGGCAGTAAAAGTAGGAATTAATGGTTTTGGAAGAATTGGGCGTAACGTTTTTCGTCAGGCTCTTAAAAATGATGAAGTGGAAGTAGTAGCAGTAAATGACCTTACAGATGCTAACATGCTGGCACACCTTTTAAAATATGATTCTGTTCACGGAAAATTGGATGAAGAAATTAATGTAAATGGTTCTAACCTAGTTGTAGGTGGAAAAGAAATAACAGTTTTATCAGAACGTGATCCTGCAAATCTAGGATGGGGCGATCTTGGAGTAGAAGTAGTAATTGAATCCACAGGACGATTCACAAATGGAGAAGATGCGCAGAAGCATATCGATGCTGGTGCGAAAAAAGTAGTTATCTCCGCTCCTGGTAAAAATGAAGATTTAACTCTAGTAATGGGAGTAAACGATAGTGAATATGACCCTGCGAAGCATAATATCATCTCAAACGCATCATGTACGACAAACTGTTTAGCTCCTTATGCTAAAGTATTGCATGATAAATTCGGAATTAAGCGTGGTTTAATGACTACCATCCATTCCTATACAAATGATCAGCAAATTCTTGATTTACCACATAAGGATTATCGCCGTGCGCGTGCAGCAGCACAAAATATTATTCCAACAACAACTGGAGCTGCCAAAGCAGTTGGAAAAGTGTTGCCAGAGCTTAATGGTAAGTTAAATGGTATGGCTGTACGTGTTCCAACTCCAGATGGTTCACTTGTGGATCTTGTTGCTGAACTAGATAAAAATGTAACAGCTGAAGATGTTAACGAAGCATTAAAAGAAGCAGCAAATGGAGATCTGAAAGGAATTATGCAATATAGCGAAGAGCCACTTGTATCAACAGATATTGTTGGTAACACTCATTCTTCCATTGTAGATGGACTTTCAACAATGGTTCTTGAAGACAATATGGTAAAAGTTATCTCTTGGTATGATAACGAAATGGGTTATTCTTCACGTTGTGTTGATTTAGCTGCATTCTTAAAAAAACAAGGACTATAA
- a CDS encoding sugar-binding transcriptional regulator: protein MRELIELQKLLLPDLLDVMEQRYSVLNSVDLFQPVGRRTLAENTGLTERGVRSEIDFLQKQGLVQITSRGMFISKEGKLLLERMAGFISEIKGLHVLESQLKDKLNVGNILIIPGNSDQYDWVKQEMGKACVSYLKEILQNQSTIAVTGGTTMAAVAQVMHPLRKNPDYIFVPARGGIGEKVENQANTIVAEMAGKSKGEYRLLYVPDPLSESAYNSIINEPSVSDILTQIKGANIVLHGIGDALTMATRRKTTEDVSALLVKNNAISEAFGYYFDAEGNVVHKVRTAGIQLDDLQAVENVITIAGGKSKGQAIASYFKQGKSNLLITDEAAAKEILDI from the coding sequence ATGAGAGAACTTATTGAATTACAAAAGTTACTTTTGCCTGATCTTCTGGATGTAATGGAACAAAGATACTCCGTCCTAAACAGTGTAGATTTATTTCAACCTGTTGGAAGGCGTACCCTGGCAGAGAACACAGGTCTCACTGAGCGAGGTGTGCGTAGTGAAATAGATTTCCTGCAAAAACAAGGCCTTGTTCAAATTACCTCGAGGGGAATGTTTATTTCCAAAGAGGGTAAATTACTTTTAGAGCGCATGGCTGGATTTATTAGTGAAATAAAAGGTCTCCATGTTTTGGAAAGCCAATTGAAGGATAAATTAAATGTAGGTAATATCCTTATTATTCCCGGGAATAGTGATCAATATGACTGGGTAAAACAAGAAATGGGTAAAGCATGTGTCTCTTACCTAAAGGAGATTTTACAGAATCAAAGTACGATTGCTGTAACAGGAGGCACAACAATGGCTGCTGTTGCTCAAGTTATGCACCCTTTACGAAAAAATCCAGATTATATCTTCGTTCCTGCGCGAGGAGGTATCGGGGAAAAAGTAGAAAACCAGGCAAACACAATTGTTGCAGAAATGGCCGGGAAATCGAAAGGGGAGTATCGCCTGCTATATGTTCCAGACCCATTGAGTGAATCAGCTTATAATTCAATTATTAATGAACCTTCTGTAAGTGATATATTAACCCAGATTAAGGGAGCCAATATTGTATTGCATGGTATCGGTGATGCATTGACCATGGCAACTCGCAGGAAAACTACCGAAGATGTTTCCGCATTACTCGTGAAAAATAATGCAATCAGTGAGGCTTTTGGATATTACTTTGATGCAGAAGGAAATGTTGTACACAAAGTACGTACAGCTGGTATACAGTTGGATGATTTGCAAGCTGTGGAAAATGTTATTACGATAGCTGGAGGAAAGTCTAAAGGCCAAGCTATTGCGTCGTATTTTAAACAAGGAAAAAGTAATTTATTAATTACTGATGAAGCAGCGGCAAAAGAAATTTTAGATATTTAG
- a CDS encoding glutaredoxin family protein: MLKVVFYTKEVCSLCDDAKALLHMLQHDYPFEIEERDIYTNDDWLERYQLLIPFVKINDITLDCEEVNIDSLEQAIKKYAGK; the protein is encoded by the coding sequence ATGTTAAAAGTCGTTTTTTACACAAAAGAAGTTTGCTCCCTTTGTGATGATGCGAAGGCGTTATTACATATGCTTCAACATGATTATCCTTTTGAAATAGAAGAGAGGGATATCTATACAAATGATGATTGGCTGGAGCGATATCAATTATTAATTCCTTTCGTAAAGATAAATGATATCACGTTAGATTGTGAAGAAGTTAATATCGATTCGCTTGAGCAAGCAATAAAGAAATATGCAGGGAAATAA
- a CDS encoding reverse transcriptase-like protein → MILVYTDGAAKGDPGISGAGVFIKSGDEHLEYSIPLGILSNHEAEFHAVLQALKICRKEFPASILSFRSDSKLVVDTIEKDYTKNTIYRSLLEQIREEAKHFPHFFIKWIPEKQNANADKLARKALYLE, encoded by the coding sequence ATGATTTTAGTATATACAGATGGAGCTGCAAAGGGTGATCCCGGAATTAGCGGGGCAGGGGTGTTTATTAAATCTGGTGATGAGCACTTAGAGTATTCAATTCCTTTAGGGATTCTATCAAACCATGAGGCTGAATTTCATGCCGTGCTTCAAGCTTTAAAAATATGCAGGAAGGAGTTCCCAGCATCTATTTTATCCTTCCGATCGGATTCCAAACTGGTCGTTGACACAATTGAAAAAGATTATACTAAAAATACTATCTATCGTTCTCTTCTTGAACAAATTAGGGAGGAAGCAAAACACTTCCCCCACTTTTTCATTAAATGGATACCGGAGAAACAAAACGCAAATGCTGACAAATTGGCTAGAAAAGCCCTTTATCTAGAGTGA
- a CDS encoding cation acetate symporter, whose protein sequence is MNLTVITLFLIIVIATLVITYFAAKRTQTTGDFYTAGGGLTGWQNGLAISGDYLSAASFLGIAGAIALYGFDGFFYSIGFLIAYLVVMFLVAEPLRNLGKYTLADMINARFDAKKVRGMAALSTITIVIFYMIAQLVGAGALIQLLFGIDYWIAVLIVGVMMTIYVLFGGMTATSWVQIIKAVLLMIGTLIIAVLVLAKFNFNLLYMFSEMKTVTSHGGDYLNPGLKYTDPMDTISLMLALVLGTAGLPHILMRFFTVKDAKTARSSVVTATWIVGIFYVLTIFLGFGAAAFVGNEIITEANPAGNMAAPLLAKALGGDFLMSFVSAVAFATILAVVAGLVLSGASAFAHDIYGQIIKKGQVSDRQQMLAARYASLGVSVFSILLALFAQTMNVAFLVSLAFCVAASANLPVILYTIYWKRFNTSGALSAMAFGLISALILVSMSPNVFSPVEGAAIFVGEPLFPLTNPAIISVPLGFIGGYVGTVLSKTTDMKRYAEVKVKANTGFRE, encoded by the coding sequence GTGAATTTAACTGTTATTACTCTATTTTTAATTATTGTAATCGCAACATTAGTAATTACATATTTTGCAGCTAAGCGGACACAAACAACAGGAGACTTTTACACAGCGGGAGGAGGGCTTACGGGCTGGCAGAATGGCTTGGCAATCTCAGGAGATTATTTGTCAGCAGCTTCTTTTCTTGGGATAGCTGGTGCAATCGCTCTTTATGGCTTCGATGGTTTTTTCTATAGTATTGGCTTTTTAATTGCTTACTTGGTCGTGATGTTTTTAGTTGCAGAACCACTGAGGAATCTAGGTAAATATACGCTTGCTGATATGATAAATGCTCGATTTGATGCAAAAAAAGTAAGAGGAATGGCTGCTTTAAGCACAATAACCATCGTTATATTTTATATGATTGCCCAGTTAGTTGGAGCAGGTGCACTTATACAATTATTATTTGGTATTGACTATTGGATTGCCGTTCTTATAGTTGGTGTGATGATGACCATCTATGTCCTGTTTGGAGGTATGACTGCAACTAGCTGGGTACAAATTATAAAGGCTGTTCTCCTTATGATTGGTACATTGATTATAGCAGTTCTGGTATTAGCTAAATTTAATTTTAATTTATTGTATATGTTTAGTGAAATGAAAACAGTTACAAGCCATGGTGGAGATTATCTTAATCCAGGATTAAAATACACAGATCCAATGGATACTATATCTTTGATGCTTGCATTAGTTTTGGGGACCGCTGGCCTGCCACATATCTTAATGCGTTTTTTTACCGTAAAAGACGCCAAAACTGCAAGAAGCTCTGTAGTAACTGCAACATGGATTGTTGGTATCTTCTATGTACTTACGATATTCTTGGGATTTGGAGCAGCAGCGTTTGTTGGGAACGAAATAATTACAGAAGCGAACCCGGCTGGGAATATGGCTGCACCATTATTGGCCAAGGCGCTCGGTGGAGATTTTCTCATGTCTTTCGTTTCTGCTGTAGCATTTGCTACAATTTTGGCAGTAGTGGCTGGGCTTGTTCTATCAGGTGCTTCGGCATTTGCTCATGACATTTATGGACAAATCATCAAAAAGGGACAAGTTTCAGACAGGCAGCAAATGCTTGCAGCCCGTTATGCATCGTTAGGAGTTTCGGTTTTTTCCATTTTGCTTGCATTGTTTGCGCAAACAATGAACGTAGCTTTCCTTGTGTCACTGGCATTTTGTGTGGCAGCAAGTGCGAATCTGCCAGTCATTCTCTACACAATATATTGGAAGCGATTTAACACATCAGGCGCACTCAGTGCCATGGCGTTCGGACTAATTTCAGCTCTTATCCTAGTTTCCATGAGTCCAAATGTATTTTCACCAGTAGAAGGTGCCGCAATTTTTGTTGGTGAACCACTATTTCCATTAACTAATCCAGCAATTATATCTGTACCTCTGGGCTTTATTGGAGGATATGTTGGAACAGTATTATCAAAAACAACAGATATGAAACGATATGCAGAAGTAAAGGTAAAAGCAAATACAGGCTTCAGAGAATAA
- a CDS encoding DUF485 domain-containing protein, with protein sequence MNFESGVKKSEGDQSSTVYERVSESRSFKKLIRERKKFIIPLTVFFLLFYFALPVLTSYSTILNSPAVGEISWAWVFAFAQFIMTWVLCIVYVKKSASFDKQSKRIIDEQLNEGGNTQ encoded by the coding sequence ATGAATTTTGAAAGCGGTGTCAAAAAGAGTGAGGGTGACCAAAGCTCAACAGTATATGAGCGCGTTTCTGAAAGCAGATCTTTTAAGAAACTTATTCGGGAAAGGAAAAAATTTATTATTCCTTTAACAGTGTTTTTTCTTCTGTTTTATTTTGCTCTTCCGGTTTTAACTTCCTATTCAACCATACTTAATTCACCTGCAGTAGGAGAGATTTCCTGGGCATGGGTATTTGCTTTTGCGCAGTTTATCATGACATGGGTACTTTGCATTGTATATGTGAAAAAGTCTGCTTCTTTCGATAAACAGTCAAAAAGAATTATTGATGAGCAACTTAATGAAGGAGGGAATACGCAGTGA
- a CDS encoding GntP family permease codes for MFGILLGLLVLMVLAYLGWSIIWVAPIAAGVVALTGGLDLLEAYKDTYMGGFVSFAQAWFPVFMLGAIFGKLMEDTGMARSVAVALTKIIGTKRAILGVLASAAVLTYGGVSLFVVVFAVYPLALSLFREANISRRLIPPTVALGAFTFTMTAIPGTPQIQNLIPMDYFKTGPMAAPIMGIIGAVIMAGGGYFYLLWRESTLTRNGETFSEPKDKNVLEKETEPPAFLLSILPLVAVLVTLNVFKFDIITALITGILLIMVLNISKFKKFVTAINGGAVGSVTAIINTSAAVGFGTVVKVVPGFEKLTEILMGIKGNPLISEAVAVNILAGATGSASGGMGIALEALGSKYYEIAMNSGISPEAFHRIASLSSGGLDALPHNGAVLTLLTITGMSHKDSYKDIFVVAVLIPVIAVVIAILFASLGIY; via the coding sequence ATGTTTGGTATTTTACTTGGTTTACTTGTTTTAATGGTATTAGCATACTTAGGATGGTCTATCATTTGGGTAGCACCAATAGCTGCCGGTGTCGTAGCATTAACAGGGGGGCTGGATTTACTTGAAGCATATAAAGACACATATATGGGTGGCTTTGTGTCCTTCGCTCAGGCATGGTTTCCTGTTTTTATGCTAGGGGCTATATTTGGTAAATTGATGGAGGATACAGGTATGGCCAGATCTGTGGCAGTTGCTTTAACTAAGATTATCGGCACGAAACGTGCGATTCTTGGTGTTCTAGCTTCTGCTGCTGTACTTACCTACGGTGGAGTTAGTCTATTCGTAGTCGTTTTTGCGGTATACCCATTAGCATTATCTTTATTCCGTGAAGCCAACATTAGTAGAAGACTAATCCCTCCTACTGTAGCGTTAGGTGCCTTTACCTTTACAATGACAGCAATTCCTGGAACACCACAAATTCAAAACTTAATACCGATGGATTACTTTAAAACCGGTCCCATGGCGGCGCCGATTATGGGGATAATTGGTGCTGTTATTATGGCTGGTGGAGGGTACTTTTATCTTCTTTGGAGGGAAAGCACGTTAACCCGTAACGGAGAAACCTTTTCAGAGCCAAAGGATAAAAATGTACTAGAGAAAGAGACGGAGCCTCCAGCTTTCTTATTATCTATCTTGCCGTTAGTAGCTGTATTGGTAACATTAAATGTATTTAAATTTGATATAATTACTGCTCTAATAACTGGTATTCTATTAATCATGGTATTAAATATAAGTAAATTTAAAAAGTTTGTTACAGCAATAAATGGCGGGGCAGTTGGTTCCGTTACTGCTATTATTAATACGAGTGCAGCAGTTGGTTTTGGTACAGTTGTAAAAGTAGTTCCAGGGTTCGAGAAGTTAACAGAGATCTTAATGGGGATAAAAGGAAATCCTCTTATATCAGAAGCGGTGGCAGTCAATATTCTAGCAGGAGCAACAGGTTCAGCATCTGGAGGTATGGGCATCGCATTGGAAGCGCTTGGTTCAAAATATTATGAGATAGCTATGAATAGTGGAATTTCACCTGAAGCTTTTCACAGAATAGCATCTCTTTCATCCGGTGGATTGGATGCGCTTCCACATAATGGGGCAGTATTGACTTTGCTTACAATAACGGGCATGTCGCATAAAGACAGCTATAAAGATATATTTGTTGTTGCAGTGCTAATTCCGGTCATTGCGGTTGTAATTGCCATTCTATTTGCTTCCCTAGGCATATACTAA
- a CDS encoding acetyl-CoA C-acetyltransferase produces the protein MKDVYILEGARTPFGTFGGMFKDVDPTELAVAASAEAFKRSNVNPEEVDLTVMGNVIHSTKNAPYLTRHVALKSGIPVDKPALTVNRLCGSGLQSVVSAAQSLMLGEGNIALAGGVENMSLAPYALRGSRFGTKLSAPQVDDMLWASLTDEYIGAGMGVTAENLADKYKISREEQDEYAALSHQRAAKARDDGKFMEEIVPVEITSRKGKTEHNTDEHIRDDTTTEKLAKLKSAFKKAGTVTGGNASGINDGAGALIIATGDYVSTTKRKPLARIISWGIAGVEPSIMGIGPVPAIQQALKRANLTLEDMDLIEVNEAFASQYLAVEKELELDRSIVNVNGGAIALGHPIGASGTRVVYSLCKELKRRGLTYGVASLCIGGGQGIAMVVEVN, from the coding sequence ATGAAGGATGTATATATTTTAGAAGGTGCACGAACTCCCTTTGGAACATTTGGTGGGATGTTTAAGGATGTAGATCCAACAGAATTGGCTGTAGCAGCAAGCGCAGAAGCATTTAAAAGAAGTAATGTTAATCCAGAGGAAGTAGATTTAACCGTAATGGGTAATGTCATTCATTCAACCAAAAATGCGCCGTATTTAACTAGGCATGTAGCCTTAAAAAGTGGTATACCCGTAGATAAACCTGCATTAACGGTAAATCGGTTATGTGGTTCAGGACTACAATCTGTTGTGTCAGCAGCACAATCACTAATGCTCGGGGAAGGCAACATAGCATTAGCTGGCGGGGTGGAAAATATGAGTCTAGCACCATATGCGCTCAGAGGAAGTAGATTTGGCACAAAGCTAAGTGCTCCGCAAGTTGATGATATGCTTTGGGCTTCTCTAACAGATGAGTATATTGGGGCAGGCATGGGGGTTACTGCTGAGAATCTTGCTGACAAGTACAAGATTAGCAGAGAAGAACAGGATGAGTATGCAGCTCTAAGTCATCAACGAGCAGCAAAGGCGCGTGATGATGGGAAGTTTATGGAGGAAATTGTACCAGTTGAAATAACTTCAAGAAAAGGAAAGACAGAGCATAATACGGATGAACATATTCGTGACGATACTACAACAGAGAAACTCGCCAAGCTGAAATCTGCATTCAAGAAAGCAGGAACGGTTACAGGGGGGAATGCCAGTGGAATTAATGATGGGGCAGGAGCGCTTATTATAGCTACTGGCGATTACGTATCCACAACAAAACGTAAACCTTTGGCTAGAATTATTTCCTGGGGAATAGCGGGGGTTGAGCCATCTATTATGGGGATAGGGCCAGTTCCAGCAATACAACAAGCGTTGAAAAGAGCAAACTTGACTTTAGAAGACATGGATCTTATTGAGGTAAATGAGGCATTTGCTTCTCAATATCTTGCAGTGGAAAAAGAGTTAGAGCTAGACCGAAGTATAGTAAATGTCAACGGAGGAGCTATTGCCTTGGGACATCCGATTGGTGCAAGTGGTACAAGAGTGGTGTATTCGCTATGTAAGGAACTTAAAAGACGAGGTTTAACATATGGAGTAGCATCCCTATGTATTGGAGGCGGTCAAGGAATAGCAATGGTAGTTGAAGTAAATTAA
- a CDS encoding 3-hydroxybutyrate dehydrogenase translates to MVKNKVVFITGAASGIGYEIGVGFAKEGAKVVFSDINKEKVEEVADKLKEEGYSCIGLACDVTNEKEIQSAIEHTTKTYGRLDVLVNNAGLQHVDSIEDFPTEKFELMTKIMLVAPFTAIKHAFPIMKKQGAGRIINMASINGLIGFAGKAAYNSAKHGLIGLTKVAALEGAADGVTVNAICPGYVDTPLVRNQLEGLAENRDISLEKVLEEVIYPLVPQKRLLEVEEVSDYVMFLASDKAKGVTGQAVVIDGGYTAQ, encoded by the coding sequence ATGGTGAAAAATAAAGTTGTATTCATTACTGGTGCAGCCAGTGGAATCGGCTATGAAATCGGTGTTGGGTTTGCAAAGGAAGGCGCTAAAGTAGTATTTTCTGATATTAATAAAGAAAAAGTAGAGGAAGTTGCTGATAAACTAAAGGAAGAAGGTTACTCCTGTATTGGTTTAGCATGTGATGTCACGAATGAAAAAGAAATTCAGTCAGCGATTGAACATACTACGAAAACGTATGGAAGGTTAGATGTTTTGGTTAACAATGCAGGTCTACAGCATGTCGATTCCATTGAAGATTTTCCAACAGAGAAATTTGAATTGATGACAAAGATAATGCTGGTAGCTCCATTTACGGCAATTAAACATGCATTCCCCATTATGAAAAAACAAGGGGCTGGACGGATTATTAATATGGCCTCTATTAATGGGCTTATCGGTTTTGCTGGAAAAGCTGCTTACAATAGTGCTAAACATGGATTAATTGGGTTAACAAAAGTAGCGGCCCTTGAAGGTGCTGCAGATGGAGTTACTGTGAATGCTATCTGCCCTGGATATGTAGATACTCCATTGGTGCGAAACCAGTTGGAAGGGTTGGCCGAGAACAGGGATATTTCATTGGAAAAAGTACTAGAAGAGGTAATTTATCCATTGGTTCCCCAGAAGCGGCTGTTAGAGGTAGAGGAAGTATCCGACTATGTTATGTTCTTAGCAAGTGATAAAGCAAAAGGTGTGACAGGTCAAGCGGTTGTAATCGATGGTGGTTATACCGCTCAATAA
- a CDS encoding 3-oxoacid CoA-transferase subunit B: protein MLKQMDKAATRERIARRAEREIKNGFYVNLGIGMPTMVANYIQPNKEMVLQSENGLLGIGKSPLQEEVDPDLINAGKETVTAAIGASYFSNAESFAMIRGEHLDLAILGGMEVSETGDLANWMIPGKMIKGMGGAMDIVHGAKKIVVIMDHVNKHGEPKILNQCKLPLTGKQVVNRIITDRAVIDVKEDGLHLIEVADGWTVEDIVASTEAKLQISEHVKMFSF from the coding sequence ATGTTGAAGCAAATGGATAAAGCAGCAACTCGAGAAAGAATTGCACGTCGGGCTGAAAGGGAAATTAAAAATGGTTTTTATGTGAATTTAGGTATTGGTATGCCGACAATGGTAGCAAATTATATTCAGCCTAATAAGGAAATGGTCCTTCAATCTGAAAATGGTTTGCTGGGAATCGGAAAATCACCATTACAAGAAGAGGTTGATCCAGACTTAATTAATGCTGGGAAAGAGACCGTAACAGCGGCAATAGGAGCATCTTATTTTAGCAATGCAGAATCTTTTGCCATGATTCGCGGAGAACATTTAGACTTGGCCATCCTTGGAGGAATGGAAGTATCTGAAACAGGCGATTTGGCTAATTGGATGATCCCTGGAAAAATGATCAAAGGAATGGGTGGGGCCATGGATATTGTACATGGTGCTAAGAAAATAGTTGTTATTATGGACCATGTAAATAAACATGGTGAGCCCAAAATTCTCAATCAATGCAAATTACCTCTAACCGGTAAACAGGTGGTGAATCGAATTATTACCGATCGCGCAGTAATAGATGTAAAAGAAGATGGTCTGCATCTTATTGAAGTCGCTGATGGTTGGACGGTTGAAGATATAGTTGCTTCTACAGAGGCAAAGCTGCAAATTAGTGAACATGTAAAAATGTTTTCATTTTAA